GGGCCTATGCGCTGGTCAACGCCTATCGCGAGTTCGGGCATCTGGTGGCGCGCCTCGATCCGCTCTCCGAACCGCCCGGCGATCATCCGCTGCTGGCGCTCGCGGCCGTCGGCCTCACGACCGAGGACCTGGGACGACCGAGCGACGGCGCTCCGTTTCGGGGACCCTTCGACGGCACCTACGGAGGTCTGCTCGAAGCGCTGCGGACGACTTATTGCGGAACGCTCGGCGTCGAGTTCATGCAGGTGCCGGACGATACGGTGCGCGAGTGGCTCGCCGAACGCATGGAAGCGGCTCACAACCGTCCGGCGCTCGAACCTCACGAGCGCGTGCAGGTGTTGTCGCGATTGCTCGCGGCCGACGGCTTCGAGCAGTTCCTGCACGTCAAGTACGTCGGCCAGAAACGCTTCTCGCTCGAAGGCGCGGCGGCGTTGATTCCGATGCTCGACACGCTGCTCGAACGCGCGTCGGACCGTGGAGTCGAGCAGATCGTGATGGGCATGCCGCATCGCGGACGACTAAACGTGCTGGCGCTGGTGATGGGAAAACCGTACGAGCGCATCTTCTCGGAGTTCGAGGCGTCGTTCGCGCCTCAGGACGTCACCGGGCATGGCGACGTGAAGTACCACATGGGCTACTCGAGCGTGCGGGAGATGCGTGGCGGACGCTCGATCCACGTCGACATGAACTTCAATCCGAGCCATCTCGAGTTCGTGAATCCGGTGGTGCTCGGCTCGATGCGCGCGCGCCAGGACCTGATGCATGACGCCGGCCGCGACCGTGGAATTCCGGTGCTGCTCCATGGTGACGCCGCGTTCGCCGGCGAGGGGGTGGTGTCCGAGACGCTCGTCATGGCGCCGCTGCCGTCCTACGAGACCGGAGGCACCGTTCACGTGGTGGTGAACAACCAGATCGGCTTCACGACCTCGCCCTGGCACCAGCGCTCCTCGCGCTACTGCACGGATCTCGCGCGCGTGATCGGCGCCCCGGTCCTGCACGTGAACGGCGACGATCCCGAAGCGGCGGTGCACGCGATCGCGATCGCGGTGGACTACCGCATGCGGTTCAAGCGCGATCTGATCATCGATCTGATCTGCTACCGCAGGCACGGGCACAACGAGCTGGATGATCCGACCTTCACGCAGCCCGCCATGTATCGGACCATCGCTCGTCACGTCCCGGCATCTCGCCGCTACGCCGAGCGCCTGGTCGCCGAAGGGGTGCTCGACCTTGCGGCGGTTCAGACGATCGAGCGCGACCTCGATGCCGGGCTCCAGGCCGCTCACCAGCGCGCCCGCAGCGCCGATCCCTACCAGGCGCCCACGACTCCGGCCGGCGCATGGAGCGGGCTCGAGTGGGCAGGCGACGACTGGAGCGCCGACACCGCGGTGGCGCGCGAGCGGCTGCGCGCCGTGGTGGACGGGCTCACGCGGTTTCCCGACGGCTTCGCGCCGCATCCCAAGATCGCGCGGCTCGCGACCGATCGGCGCGAGATGTTCGAGGCCGATCGCATCGACTGGGGACTCGGCGAGGCGCTGGCTCTCGGGAGCCTGCTGGTCGACGGGCGCAACGTGCGGATGAGCGGGCAGGATACCGGGCGCGGAACCTTCAGCCACCGGCAC
The window above is part of the Candidatus Eisenbacteria bacterium genome. Proteins encoded here:
- a CDS encoding 2-oxoglutarate dehydrogenase E1 component — protein: MRGRGAREARESSRATREDVVTERIDLTQRANAGYVEELYRLYLADPAAVTPEWALVFAGFDLAGHRPPAVAGTDAERGAYALVNAYREFGHLVARLDPLSEPPGDHPLLALAAVGLTTEDLGRPSDGAPFRGPFDGTYGGLLEALRTTYCGTLGVEFMQVPDDTVREWLAERMEAAHNRPALEPHERVQVLSRLLAADGFEQFLHVKYVGQKRFSLEGAAALIPMLDTLLERASDRGVEQIVMGMPHRGRLNVLALVMGKPYERIFSEFEASFAPQDVTGHGDVKYHMGYSSVREMRGGRSIHVDMNFNPSHLEFVNPVVLGSMRARQDLMHDAGRDRGIPVLLHGDAAFAGEGVVSETLVMAPLPSYETGGTVHVVVNNQIGFTTSPWHQRSSRYCTDLARVIGAPVLHVNGDDPEAAVHAIAIAVDYRMRFKRDLIIDLICYRRHGHNELDDPTFTQPAMYRTIARHVPASRRYAERLVAEGVLDLAAVQTIERDLDAGLQAAHQRARSADPYQAPTTPAGAWSGLEWAGDDWSADTAVARERLRAVVDGLTRFPDGFAPHPKIARLATDRREMFEADRIDWGLGEALALGSLLVDGRNVRMSGQDTGRGTFSHRHAVPRDQNDGHRFVPLQHLAESQGRIDLIDTPLNEAACLGFEYGYSTADPHTLVVWEAQFGDFANVAQVYIDQFIASAESKWRRMSGLVLLLPHGYEGQGPEHSSARLERFLELCANGNMQVCNLTTPAQLFHALRRQLQRRFRKPLVIMSPKSLLRHKRVVSPVAAFADGGFQNVLDDPDGGDAKAVRRVLLTSGKFFYTLQAARETRALSDVALVRLEQLYPFPSEELGQVFARYPNARDLRWVQEEPANMGAWRAIRHRLEDVLPTGATLSLAARKAAPTPATGYYAMHVEQERELLDRALCEVGALRPRATSTARDGTARARRARRENG